A segment of the Nitrospina gracilis 3/211 genome:
TCAACGTTCTGGTTTTTCGCCATATGCGTGTATCGTGGTGGTGGAAAATTTCAATTCTATAGATGTCCCATGAAAAGTAAAGGTTAAATCTGACAACCCGGTATGGCCGATTTTCCCGGCATGCCGATTCTGGTATGGTAGTCGAATGAACCTTGTACCGGCCCATATGGCCCTTTGGCGGGCCCTTTTGACGGCATGCCTGCTGGCGGCGGGGATGCTGGCGTCCCCCGGTTGTTCCAATCCGTCGGCAACGGGTGGGGAGGAAGCCACCCTGCGCCTCGCCATCCATTCGGAGCCACCCACGCTCGACTGGTCCCTCGCCACCGACAACGTGTCTTTCGACGTGCTGACCAACATCATGGAGGGCCTCACCCAGTACAACGAGAACCTGGAACCCGTCCCCGCCATCGCCCATCGCTGGGAGTTTTCGGACGACGGCACCGTCATCACCTACCACCTGCGCGACGACGTTTTCTGGACCGATGGGGAACCCGTCACCGCGCACGACTTCGAGTATTCGTGGAAACGCCTGCTCAATCCCGCCACCGCGGCGGAGTATGCCTACTTCCTTTTCGACGTGAAAAATGCCTTCGCCTACAACTCGGGCAAGCTCAAGGACGCCGAACAGGTCGGCGTGCGCGCGCTTTCGGACAGGGTGCTTGAGGTGGAACTGGAGCGACCCGTCATCTACTTTCCCAGCATCACAACATTCATGGTGACCTTCCCCATGCGAAAGGACATCGTCGAAAAGTATGGCGACCGCTGGACCGATCCGCAACGCATCGTCACCAACGGACCCTTCACACTGGACAAATGGCAACACGAATACAAGCTGATCCTGAAAGCCAACAATAAATTTTATGAAGGGCGGCCCGCAGTAGACCGCGTTGTGCTCTACGTGGTGCGCGAACCGACAACGGAGCTGACGCTGTACGAGACGGGCGAGCTGGAGATGGTGGAACTGCCGCCGGTGGCCATCCCGCATTACAAAAGCAGTCCCGAGTACCGCAACCTGCCTCTGTTGCGTGGCTACTATTACGGATTCAACGTGACCAAAGCGCCGTTCGACAACGCCACCGTGCGGCGCGCGCTGGCGCACGCCATCGACCGCACGCAGATTCCGGTGATCCTGAAAGGCGGCGAGTTGCCGACGGCGTCGTGGATTCCCAAAGGCATGTTCG
Coding sequences within it:
- a CDS encoding peptide ABC transporter substrate-binding protein → MTACLLAAGMLASPGCSNPSATGGEEATLRLAIHSEPPTLDWSLATDNVSFDVLTNIMEGLTQYNENLEPVPAIAHRWEFSDDGTVITYHLRDDVFWTDGEPVTAHDFEYSWKRLLNPATAAEYAYFLFDVKNAFAYNSGKLKDAEQVGVRALSDRVLEVELERPVIYFPSITTFMVTFPMRKDIVEKYGDRWTDPQRIVTNGPFTLDKWQHEYKLILKANNKFYEGRPAVDRVVLYVVREPTTELTLYETGELEMVELPPVAIPHYKSSPEYRNLPLLRGYYYGFNVTKAPFDNATVRRALAHAIDRTQIPVILKGGELPTASWIPKGMFGYNPDVGPHFDPEKARRLLASAGYPGGRGFPPFAISYNTDATNKLIAEFVQAQWRKHLSLDVALESMEWKVFLSKLRLDAPPVFRLGWGADFPDPDNFMNLFTSTSGNNHLNWGNAEYDRLIRRGAAERDPKKRQVIYDMAQKILTETDAPLISLFGLTHNVLVKPYVKGLRLNAMELLYLKHVRLEKDAA